In Erythrobacter litoralis HTCC2594, a single genomic region encodes these proteins:
- a CDS encoding aspartate kinase, with amino-acid sequence MARIVMKFGGTSMAGTERIRRVANIVRKQAAGGDEVAVVVSAMAGETDRLVNFCREANALYDPAEYDVVVASGEQVTSGLLALTLQSLGCKARSWLGWQLPVHTVEAHAKARIEDIENDALLESMRGGTIAVIPGFQGLSDDGRITTLGRGGSDTSAVAVAAAIDADRCDIYTDVDGVYTTDPRIVARARKQKAVTYEEMLELASVGAKVLQTRSVGLAMKEGVRVQVLSSFVDDDATPADDLPGTMIVSEEEMDRILEEGDMERQLVTGIAHDKNEAKIILTRVPDKPGAVAHIFEPLAAASINVDMIIQNVGRDKGETDVTFTVPQADLARAQALLEDRREEIGFNRIITDSQIAKISVVGVGMKSHAGVASTMFRALSDRGINIQAISTSEIKVSVMIDEDETELAVRVLHTAYGLDAEDAAA; translated from the coding sequence TTGGCACGCATCGTGATGAAATTCGGCGGCACCTCGATGGCGGGGACCGAGCGGATTCGCCGCGTGGCCAATATCGTGCGGAAGCAGGCGGCAGGCGGCGACGAGGTCGCGGTGGTGGTCTCCGCCATGGCGGGCGAGACCGACCGTCTCGTCAATTTCTGCCGCGAAGCCAACGCGCTGTACGATCCGGCGGAATACGATGTCGTGGTGGCCAGCGGGGAGCAGGTCACGTCCGGCCTGCTTGCGCTCACGCTGCAATCACTCGGCTGCAAGGCGCGCAGCTGGCTCGGCTGGCAATTGCCGGTCCACACCGTCGAAGCGCATGCCAAGGCGCGGATCGAGGATATCGAGAACGACGCGCTGCTGGAGAGCATGAGGGGCGGGACCATCGCCGTCATACCCGGCTTCCAGGGCCTTTCGGACGATGGCCGGATCACCACGCTCGGCCGGGGCGGATCGGATACCTCGGCGGTAGCCGTAGCGGCCGCTATAGATGCGGATCGCTGCGACATCTACACCGATGTCGACGGGGTCTACACCACCGACCCGCGCATCGTCGCCCGCGCGCGCAAGCAGAAAGCGGTGACCTACGAGGAAATGCTCGAACTGGCCTCGGTCGGGGCCAAGGTGCTGCAGACCCGCTCGGTCGGTCTGGCGATGAAGGAGGGCGTGCGCGTGCAGGTGCTGTCCAGCTTCGTCGACGACGATGCGACACCCGCCGACGACCTGCCCGGCACGATGATCGTGTCGGAAGAGGAAATGGATAGGATTCTGGAGGAGGGCGATATGGAACGCCAGCTCGTGACCGGCATTGCGCACGACAAGAACGAAGCGAAGATCATCCTGACCCGCGTGCCGGACAAGCCGGGGGCAGTCGCACACATCTTCGAGCCGCTCGCCGCCGCCAGCATCAATGTCGACATGATCATCCAGAATGTCGGCCGCGACAAGGGCGAGACCGATGTGACCTTCACGGTTCCGCAGGCGGACCTGGCGCGCGCGCAGGCGCTGCTGGAAGACAGGCGCGAGGAAATCGGCTTCAACCGCATCATCACCGACAGCCAGATCGCCAAGATCAGCGTCGTCGGCGTCGGCATGAAAAGCCACGCGGGCGTCGCCAGCACCATGTTCCGCGCGCTATCCGACCGCGGCATCAATATCCAGGCAATCTCGACTTCCGAGATCAAGGTCAGCGTCATGATCGACGAGGACGAGACCGAGCTCGCGGTTCGCGTACTTCACACGGCCTATGGGCTGGATGCGGAGGACGCGGCTGCGTGA
- the purU gene encoding formyltetrahydrofolate deformylase — MSDPLVLTLSCADRPGITANVTGFLFEHGCNILEARQFNDRESDRFFMRIAFDPLEADPDALKRDFAAYADRLGMDWKLAKRDRRRRVLIMVSRFDHCLADLLYRWRIGELPIEPVAIVSNHPREAISHTHIGEVPFHHLPVTHETKLDQEAQVRAIAEETDTELVVLARYMQILSDEQAAHFAARCINIHHSFLPGFKGAKPYHQAHARGVKMIGATAHYVTTDLDEGPIIHQDVEPISHADSPEDLVRKGRDIESRVLAEAVRMHVEERVLINGQRTIVFRS; from the coding sequence GTGAGCGATCCGCTCGTCCTGACGCTGTCCTGCGCCGACCGGCCCGGCATCACCGCCAATGTCACCGGGTTCCTGTTCGAGCATGGCTGCAACATTCTCGAAGCGCGCCAGTTCAACGATCGCGAAAGCGACCGCTTTTTCATGCGGATCGCCTTCGATCCGCTGGAGGCCGACCCCGATGCCCTCAAGCGCGACTTTGCCGCCTATGCCGACCGCCTCGGCATGGACTGGAAGCTGGCGAAACGCGATCGCAGACGGCGGGTGCTGATCATGGTCAGCAGGTTCGACCATTGCCTCGCCGACCTGCTCTACCGCTGGCGTATCGGCGAATTACCGATCGAGCCCGTCGCGATAGTCTCCAACCATCCGCGCGAGGCGATCAGCCACACGCATATCGGCGAAGTGCCGTTCCATCACCTGCCGGTCACGCACGAGACCAAGCTCGATCAGGAGGCGCAGGTCCGCGCCATCGCCGAAGAGACCGACACAGAACTCGTCGTGCTTGCCCGCTACATGCAGATTCTCTCGGACGAGCAGGCAGCGCATTTTGCCGCGCGTTGCATCAACATCCACCACTCCTTCCTGCCGGGCTTCAAGGGGGCAAAACCCTATCACCAGGCGCATGCGCGGGGAGTGAAGATGATCGGTGCTACGGCACACTACGTGACCACCGATCTCGACGAAGGCCCCATCATCCACCAGGATGTCGAGCCGATCAGCCATGCCGACAGTCCCGAAGACCTGGTCCGCAAGGGCCGCGATATCGAAAGCCGGGTGCTGGCCGAAGCCGTGCGGATGCATGTCGAAGAGCGGGTGTTGATCAACGGTCAGCGCACGATCGTCTTTCGCAGCTAG
- a CDS encoding DUF4198 domain-containing protein, producing the protein MIKRILLPALLACPAIASAHTFWLAPESYQIEVGEIVTVDFQVGDAAENGPWGLYWERVVSLRDYGPDGISDHQGAIRETVGEEVGRAALDLNEPGTHVVAFESNPSASDLDAEAFNSYVDEEGLHAVSRYRNATATVDRRGTELYSRRSKALIQVGDTPTDNVTLPIGQTLEIVPLQNPYALGDDRRLTVQILFRGAPLTEGTLHVANLAGSKGTTKYPTDENGMVELTIPEEGRWLLDVVWAVPAPNEDRADFFTVFSSLSFGYD; encoded by the coding sequence ATGATCAAACGCATCCTTCTACCCGCATTGCTCGCATGCCCGGCCATCGCGTCGGCCCATACATTCTGGCTTGCGCCGGAAAGCTACCAGATCGAGGTGGGCGAGATCGTCACGGTCGATTTCCAAGTCGGCGACGCAGCCGAGAATGGACCATGGGGCCTATATTGGGAGCGCGTAGTTTCGTTGCGCGATTACGGCCCGGACGGCATCAGCGATCATCAAGGTGCAATCCGCGAGACCGTGGGGGAAGAGGTTGGGCGAGCGGCGTTAGATCTAAACGAACCGGGCACACATGTTGTGGCTTTCGAAAGCAACCCGAGCGCAAGCGATCTCGATGCCGAGGCTTTCAACAGCTATGTTGACGAGGAAGGTCTTCACGCCGTCTCACGCTATCGCAATGCAACCGCTACCGTCGATCGACGCGGGACCGAGCTATACTCGAGGCGCTCCAAGGCGCTCATTCAAGTCGGCGACACACCGACGGACAACGTTACTCTCCCGATCGGCCAGACCTTGGAAATTGTCCCGCTGCAAAACCCCTATGCGCTGGGTGATGACCGTCGGCTAACAGTGCAGATTCTGTTTCGCGGCGCTCCGCTGACAGAAGGCACCCTTCATGTTGCCAATCTCGCAGGGTCGAAAGGGACGACCAAATATCCGACCGACGAAAATGGTATGGTCGAACTCACGATCCCCGAAGAAGGCCGCTGGTTGCTCGACGTCGTCTGGGCCGTACCTGCGCCGAATGAGGATCGTGCCGATTTTTTCACGGTCTTCTCCAGCCTGTCCTTCGGTTACGATTGA
- a CDS encoding SDR family NAD(P)-dependent oxidoreductase: MTDYPLPNASMDLSGRVALVTGASSGLGERFARVLASQGAEVVLAARRIDRLEKLAEEIEAAGGKALTVQMDATDADALVAAVDAGEQAFGTIDILVNNAGMPDAQRAHKMSTELVDQVLGVNLRGPWLLSCEVARRLIDAGKPGNIVNISSVAHYRYDGGGAALYAVTKTAIARMTEALSVEWAYAGINVNAIAPGMFVSEMTDGMFERIGDPTEHVARKRIPVPAQMDSTLLYLVAPSSECVTGAIIRIDDGQSARVLMRG; the protein is encoded by the coding sequence ATGACCGATTATCCATTGCCCAATGCCTCCATGGACCTGAGCGGGCGCGTTGCGCTGGTGACAGGCGCATCATCGGGGTTGGGAGAGCGGTTTGCCCGGGTGCTGGCAAGCCAAGGGGCAGAGGTGGTGCTGGCGGCGCGGCGGATCGACCGGTTGGAAAAGCTCGCTGAAGAGATCGAAGCAGCAGGCGGCAAAGCGCTTACCGTGCAAATGGATGCGACCGATGCCGATGCGCTGGTCGCTGCTGTCGATGCCGGCGAACAGGCCTTTGGCACGATCGACATCCTCGTCAACAATGCCGGGATGCCCGACGCCCAGCGAGCTCACAAGATGAGCACCGAGCTGGTCGACCAGGTGCTGGGCGTAAATCTGCGTGGCCCTTGGTTGCTTTCCTGCGAGGTGGCGCGGCGGCTGATCGATGCCGGGAAGCCGGGCAATATCGTCAATATCAGCTCGGTTGCGCATTACCGCTACGACGGGGGCGGTGCGGCGCTTTACGCGGTGACCAAGACCGCGATCGCCCGCATGACCGAGGCGCTCAGCGTCGAGTGGGCCTATGCCGGGATCAACGTCAACGCGATCGCACCGGGGATGTTCGTTTCCGAGATGACCGACGGCATGTTCGAGCGGATCGGCGACCCGACCGAACATGTCGCGCGCAAGCGGATCCCAGTCCCGGCACAGATGGATTCGACGCTGCTTTACCTGGTCGCGCCCTCCAGCGAATGCGTCACCGGGGCCATTATCCGTATCGACGACGGGCAGAGCGCACGCGTATTGATGCGCGGATAG
- a CDS encoding dienelactone hydrolase family protein produces the protein MCDERDFAEWDRKIAAKGLSRREFGALTGAAALAACAGGETVAVEASMDASGLVENRVLIDTEDGEMDAFFVHPSAGKYPAVIVWPDIASLRESKRNIARRLAGQGYAVLVANPYYRDVPGDRFESSVQFREAGGFQLVRPWREKLSSDAVMRDADALVSWLDGREAVDSERGIGTQGYCMGGPFTVYTAHSRPDRVKAAASFHGGGLVREDEDSPHKILEDGTSYLFAIAQNDDERDPDDKTALREAAEAAGVDAEVEVYAGDHGWTVPDNPAYVEGPAEKAWSRLLALYEEAL, from the coding sequence ATGTGCGACGAGCGTGATTTTGCCGAGTGGGACAGGAAGATTGCCGCCAAGGGACTAAGCCGCAGGGAATTCGGCGCGCTAACCGGGGCGGCTGCGCTCGCGGCGTGTGCGGGCGGTGAAACGGTCGCCGTCGAAGCCTCAATGGATGCCAGCGGACTGGTCGAGAACCGCGTCTTGATCGACACCGAAGATGGCGAGATGGACGCCTTCTTCGTGCATCCGAGCGCAGGCAAGTACCCCGCCGTCATCGTCTGGCCCGACATCGCCAGTCTGCGCGAATCCAAGCGCAATATCGCCCGGCGTTTGGCGGGGCAGGGCTATGCCGTGCTGGTCGCCAACCCCTATTATCGCGACGTGCCGGGCGACCGCTTCGAAAGCTCGGTCCAGTTCCGCGAAGCGGGCGGCTTCCAGCTTGTGCGGCCATGGCGCGAGAAACTCAGCAGCGATGCCGTGATGCGCGATGCCGATGCGCTGGTCAGCTGGCTCGACGGACGGGAAGCGGTCGATAGCGAGCGCGGGATCGGCACGCAGGGCTACTGCATGGGCGGTCCTTTCACCGTCTATACCGCGCATTCACGCCCGGACCGGGTCAAGGCGGCGGCGAGCTTTCACGGCGGCGGGCTGGTGCGCGAGGACGAAGACAGCCCGCACAAGATCCTCGAAGACGGCACCAGCTATCTTTTCGCCATCGCGCAAAATGATGATGAGCGCGATCCGGACGACAAGACGGCCTTGCGCGAAGCGGCCGAGGCAGCAGGCGTCGACGCCGAGGTCGAAGTCTATGCTGGCGACCACGGCTGGACCGTGCCGGACAATCCCGCTTACGTCGAAGGGCCTGCAGAAAAGGCGTGGAGCCGCTTGCTCGCACTTTACGAGGAAGCGCTTTAG
- a CDS encoding PQQ-dependent dehydrogenase, methanol/ethanol family, which translates to MRKWTTALAGIAVLSLGGITLAACNSGEEMVEGGIDNIRLMNADADSANWITHGRTYSEQRFSPLSQVNQETVGELGLAWYADMDTARGQEATPLVMDGKLYLTTAWSKVKAFDAATGEPLWEYDPQVPGETAVKACCDVVNRGLAAWNDKLYLGTLDGRLVALDRDTGEVAWEKVTVDQSKAYTVTGAPRIIDGKVLIGNGGAEFGVRGYIAAYDAADGEELWRFYTVPEGTEDESSPAYLQEAAATWNTDVLASSDAIGGGGTVWDSMAYDPELDLLYIGVGNGSPWNRAYRSPGADGTGEGDNLYLSSIVAIRPDTGEYVWHYQTTPGETWDYTATQHIILADLEIDGRERQVLMQAPKNGFFYVIDRATGEFISAEEYIPQNWAEGIDENGRPIEVAEARIDKTGEPALVMPGPLGGHNWHPMAFHPGEGLVYIPAFEAATIYDPEPDWKPDPARGFNVGFNLGAGDLPPDMGIRKQVYGTVKGKLMAWDPVAQEARWTVEFPGPWNGGILATGGGLVFQGNSGSEFAAYDASTGEKLWGFPAQTGIVAPPITYTVDGEQFVAVLAGWGGAYAITADGELVNDQGPVQNISRLLVFKIGGTGELPEQPELARLPLDPPPSRASAEVIALGKEKYARYCAVCHAPAAVGSTVLPDLRRSATLANKQAWLAVVHQGILKDNGMVSFADSLSEEEIDAIREYVIKRANEDKAIERPAQVARR; encoded by the coding sequence ATGCGGAAATGGACCACGGCACTGGCCGGGATCGCGGTGTTGTCGCTGGGCGGGATCACGCTCGCTGCCTGCAATAGCGGGGAGGAAATGGTCGAAGGCGGTATCGACAATATCCGCCTGATGAATGCCGATGCCGACAGCGCCAATTGGATCACGCATGGCCGGACCTATTCCGAACAGCGCTTTTCCCCGCTGAGCCAGGTCAACCAGGAAACGGTCGGCGAGCTGGGCCTCGCCTGGTATGCCGACATGGACACCGCGCGCGGGCAAGAAGCGACGCCGCTGGTGATGGACGGCAAGCTCTACCTCACCACCGCCTGGAGCAAGGTGAAGGCTTTCGACGCCGCGACGGGCGAGCCATTGTGGGAATACGATCCGCAAGTACCCGGCGAGACGGCGGTCAAGGCGTGCTGCGATGTCGTCAACCGCGGGCTCGCGGCGTGGAACGACAAACTCTACCTCGGCACGCTCGACGGGCGGCTGGTCGCGCTCGACCGCGATACCGGCGAGGTCGCGTGGGAAAAGGTCACCGTCGACCAGTCCAAGGCCTACACCGTCACCGGCGCGCCGCGGATTATCGACGGCAAGGTGCTGATCGGCAATGGCGGGGCTGAATTTGGCGTGCGCGGCTATATCGCGGCCTATGATGCCGCCGACGGCGAGGAGCTGTGGCGCTTCTACACCGTCCCCGAAGGCACCGAGGATGAGAGCTCGCCTGCCTATTTGCAGGAAGCAGCGGCGACATGGAACACCGATGTCCTTGCCAGTTCCGACGCCATCGGCGGCGGCGGCACGGTATGGGATTCGATGGCCTACGACCCGGAGCTCGACCTGCTCTATATCGGCGTCGGCAACGGCAGCCCGTGGAACCGGGCCTATCGCAGCCCCGGCGCCGACGGCACGGGCGAAGGCGACAACCTCTATCTCTCCAGCATCGTGGCGATCCGTCCCGACACCGGCGAGTATGTCTGGCATTACCAGACGACGCCGGGCGAAACCTGGGACTACACTGCGACCCAGCACATCATCCTCGCGGATCTCGAGATCGACGGGCGCGAGCGCCAGGTGTTGATGCAGGCCCCCAAGAACGGCTTCTTCTACGTCATCGACCGGGCCACCGGCGAATTCATCAGCGCGGAAGAATATATCCCGCAGAACTGGGCCGAAGGGATCGACGAGAACGGTCGTCCGATCGAAGTCGCCGAAGCACGCATCGACAAGACCGGCGAACCAGCTTTGGTTATGCCGGGGCCCCTTGGCGGCCATAACTGGCACCCTATGGCGTTCCACCCGGGCGAAGGACTGGTCTATATTCCCGCCTTCGAAGCGGCGACGATCTACGATCCGGAGCCCGACTGGAAGCCCGACCCGGCGCGCGGTTTCAATGTCGGCTTCAATTTGGGCGCAGGCGATCTGCCGCCCGACATGGGCATCCGCAAACAGGTCTACGGCACCGTCAAAGGCAAGCTGATGGCGTGGGACCCGGTCGCGCAGGAAGCGCGCTGGACGGTCGAATTTCCCGGGCCGTGGAATGGCGGCATCCTCGCCACCGGCGGTGGCCTGGTGTTCCAGGGCAATTCGGGCAGCGAATTCGCGGCCTATGATGCGTCGACTGGTGAGAAATTGTGGGGCTTCCCGGCACAGACCGGCATCGTCGCTCCGCCGATCACCTACACCGTCGATGGCGAGCAATTTGTCGCCGTGCTGGCCGGATGGGGCGGGGCCTACGCCATCACCGCCGACGGCGAGTTGGTCAACGACCAGGGGCCGGTCCAGAACATCAGCCGCCTGCTGGTGTTCAAGATCGGCGGCACGGGCGAATTGCCCGAGCAACCCGAGCTGGCGCGCCTGCCGCTCGACCCTCCGCCAAGCCGAGCCAGCGCGGAAGTGATCGCGCTCGGCAAGGAAAAATACGCTCGCTATTGCGCGGTCTGCCACGCCCCGGCGGCGGTAGGCTCGACCGTCCTGCCCGACCTGCGACGCTCGGCAACGCTCGCGAACAAGCAGGCCTGGCTCGCCGTCGTCCACCAAGGCATCCTCAAGGACAATGGCATGGTCAGCTTCGCGGATTCACTCAGCGAGGAAGAAATCGACGCGATCCGCGAATACGTGATCAAGCGCGCCAACGAAGACAAGGCTATCGAGCGTCCGGCACAGGTGGCAAGGCGCTAG
- a CDS encoding SPFH domain-containing protein, with the protein MEFVLIALLFLLIAFLLMGVRVVKQGFVYTIERLGKFTMAAEPGLHLIIPFIDRVGHKINMMEQVLDIPGQEIITKDNAMVGVDAVVFFQVLDAGKAAYEVSGLHNAILALTTTNLRTVMGSMDLDETLSKRDEINARLLSVVDHATSPWGIKITRVEIKDIRPPMDISEAMARQMKAERLKRAEILEAEGDRASNILRAEGDKQSAILKAEGKREAAFRDAEAREREAEAEAKATQLVSDAIAGSGSQAINYFVAQEYTRAFGKFADSPNAKTILFPMEATQLIGSLGGIGELIKDAVGGQTVDAGTPIDASRPRSSVPRSGNKG; encoded by the coding sequence ATGGAATTCGTACTCATCGCCTTGTTGTTCTTGCTGATCGCATTCCTGCTGATGGGGGTGCGCGTGGTGAAGCAGGGTTTCGTCTATACGATCGAGCGGCTGGGCAAATTCACGATGGCGGCCGAACCGGGTCTGCACCTGATCATCCCGTTCATCGACCGGGTCGGGCACAAGATCAATATGATGGAACAGGTGCTCGATATTCCCGGGCAGGAGATCATCACCAAGGATAACGCCATGGTCGGCGTGGACGCGGTGGTGTTCTTCCAGGTTCTGGATGCGGGCAAGGCGGCCTACGAAGTTTCCGGCCTGCACAACGCCATTCTGGCGCTGACGACCACGAACCTGCGCACCGTGATGGGATCGATGGATCTCGACGAAACGCTGTCGAAGCGCGACGAGATCAATGCCCGCCTGCTCAGCGTGGTAGACCATGCGACTTCGCCCTGGGGAATCAAGATCACCCGCGTCGAGATCAAGGATATCCGCCCGCCGATGGATATCTCCGAAGCCATGGCGCGGCAGATGAAGGCCGAACGACTCAAGCGCGCCGAGATTCTCGAGGCGGAAGGGGATCGGGCGTCAAACATCCTGCGCGCCGAAGGCGACAAGCAAAGCGCCATTCTTAAAGCGGAGGGCAAGCGCGAGGCGGCTTTCCGCGATGCCGAGGCGCGCGAACGCGAAGCCGAAGCGGAAGCCAAGGCGACGCAATTGGTTTCGGATGCCATTGCCGGGTCGGGCAGCCAGGCAATCAACTATTTCGTCGCGCAGGAATACACCCGGGCCTTCGGGAAATTCGCGGACAGTCCCAATGCCAAGACCATCCTGTTCCCGATGGAGGCGACCCAGTTGATCGGTTCGCTCGGCGGCATTGGGGAACTGATCAAGGACGCGGTCGGCGGGCAGACCGTCGATGCAGGCACGCCGATCGACGCAAGCCGCCCCCGCAGCAGCGTACCGCGCTCGGGCAACAAGGGCTAG
- a CDS encoding NfeD family protein, whose protein sequence is MFDGIEPYWVWVIIGLVLAALEILVPGVYLIWLAVAALLTGLLTFVFDPGLPLQIVNFVFIALIAAFSAKRILRDRPIASADPLMNKRGGRLVGETAIVVQAFEGGTGRIHIGDGDWLAKGVDLEIGERVRVTGHEGAILLVEPMNLIENTPRGES, encoded by the coding sequence ATGTTCGACGGCATCGAACCCTATTGGGTATGGGTGATCATCGGGCTGGTGCTGGCCGCCCTCGAGATCCTCGTACCCGGCGTCTACCTCATCTGGCTGGCCGTGGCGGCGCTGCTCACCGGCCTGCTGACTTTCGTGTTCGATCCGGGCCTGCCGCTGCAGATCGTCAACTTCGTCTTCATCGCCCTGATCGCCGCTTTCAGCGCCAAGCGAATCCTGCGCGATCGCCCGATCGCCAGCGCCGATCCGCTGATGAACAAGCGCGGCGGACGGCTGGTCGGCGAGACGGCAATCGTGGTGCAGGCCTTCGAAGGCGGCACCGGCCGTATCCATATCGGCGACGGCGACTGGCTGGCCAAGGGCGTCGATCTCGAAATCGGCGAGCGTGTGCGCGTCACCGGCCATGAAGGCGCGATCCTGCTGGTCGAACCGATGAACCTGATCGAAAACACGCCGCGCGGCGAGAGCTGA
- a CDS encoding complex I NDUFA9 subunit family protein — MAATDPLADKLITVFGGSGFLGTHVAQALLERGARLRIASRNPEKAFKLKPLANLGQLQFARCNILREDSVSACVQGADMVVNLVGSFEGDQIALMGKAAGQIAQVAADQGVEALVQVSAIGADPEGQTDYSIGKGLGEKLVLEAFPKATILRPSIVFGADDDFLNMFAGLIQMMPALPVFGPKAELQLVHVDDVAEAIAVSLADPGKHGGKIYELGGPEVLTMLEVNERIAQAQRRNRAFIPMPDFASATFAALPLTPMSSDQWKMLKAGSTVAADARGFKQLGIEPRPLGLFLDRMMVPYREKGRFAEDIGSAT, encoded by the coding sequence ATGGCCGCCACCGACCCGCTTGCCGACAAACTGATCACCGTCTTCGGCGGCAGCGGGTTTCTCGGCACGCATGTGGCCCAGGCGCTGCTCGAGCGCGGGGCGCGGCTGCGCATCGCCAGCCGGAACCCGGAGAAGGCCTTCAAGCTCAAGCCGCTCGCCAATCTCGGCCAGCTGCAATTTGCGCGCTGCAATATCCTGCGAGAGGACAGCGTCTCCGCCTGCGTCCAGGGCGCGGACATGGTGGTCAATCTCGTCGGCTCGTTCGAAGGTGACCAGATCGCGCTGATGGGCAAGGCGGCTGGTCAGATCGCGCAGGTCGCCGCCGATCAGGGCGTCGAGGCGCTGGTACAGGTTTCAGCCATCGGCGCCGATCCGGAAGGGCAGACCGACTACAGCATCGGTAAGGGACTGGGCGAGAAGCTGGTCCTCGAAGCGTTCCCGAAGGCGACGATACTGCGCCCGTCGATCGTCTTCGGCGCGGATGACGATTTCCTCAACATGTTCGCCGGACTGATCCAGATGATGCCTGCCCTGCCCGTGTTCGGTCCCAAGGCCGAATTGCAGCTGGTTCATGTCGACGATGTCGCCGAAGCCATCGCGGTGAGCCTCGCCGATCCCGGCAAGCATGGCGGCAAGATCTATGAGCTCGGCGGTCCCGAGGTGCTCACCATGCTCGAAGTGAACGAGCGCATCGCGCAGGCGCAGCGACGCAACCGCGCCTTCATCCCGATGCCCGATTTCGCCAGCGCTACCTTTGCCGCGCTGCCTCTGACACCGATGAGCAGCGACCAGTGGAAAATGCTCAAGGCGGGTAGCACCGTCGCCGCGGACGCGCGCGGATTCAAGCAGCTCGGGATCGAGCCCAGGCCGCTCGGCCTGTTCCTCGACCGGATGATGGTGCCCTATCGCGAGAAAGGTCGCTTCGCCGAGGATATCGGCTCGGCGACCTAG
- a CDS encoding tyrosine-type recombinase/integrase: MPLTETRLRALKKKTKSYKVADQRGLYIEVTPAGSKLWRFRYRIGKVEKKLAIGSYPEISLKEARDVTFEARQAVASGRDPAFEKRKQKIREEFLSAQTFETVAREYIEQMMVQNGRAEATIVKANYFLDQLAPAIGNRPIHEIEPFEVLAPLKRLEATGKHETAKKCRSFAGRVFRYGVATTRCKSDPTSMLKGALITPKATHYAAILEPKELGGLLRAIDDYTGYMVTKFALQIAPHVFVRPGELRHAEWREVDLVDGVWKIPAGKMKARRAHAVPLSKQVISYLTDLAEMLGHEGYVFPSARTSKRPMSENTLNAAFRRMGYSKDEVTAHGLRATASTFLNESGLWNPDAIERALAHGDSNAVRGIYHRGKHWDERVRMAQWWSDYLDELRSGGKVIEAKFARG, from the coding sequence ATGCCTCTCACCGAAACTCGGCTCCGAGCCCTGAAGAAGAAAACCAAATCGTACAAGGTCGCCGACCAGCGAGGCCTCTATATCGAGGTCACGCCGGCAGGAAGTAAGCTGTGGCGTTTCCGCTATCGTATCGGCAAAGTTGAGAAGAAGCTTGCCATCGGCAGTTATCCGGAAATCAGTCTGAAGGAAGCGCGAGACGTGACCTTTGAGGCGCGCCAAGCTGTTGCCTCAGGTCGGGACCCTGCCTTTGAGAAACGCAAGCAGAAGATACGCGAGGAGTTTCTCTCCGCGCAGACCTTCGAGACGGTGGCCCGCGAATACATCGAGCAGATGATGGTTCAGAATGGCCGAGCTGAGGCCACGATCGTAAAGGCCAACTACTTTCTAGACCAGCTGGCACCGGCAATTGGAAACCGGCCCATTCATGAGATCGAGCCCTTTGAAGTCTTGGCTCCTCTCAAGCGGCTCGAGGCCACCGGGAAACACGAAACCGCGAAAAAGTGTCGTTCGTTCGCGGGCAGGGTCTTCAGGTATGGCGTTGCGACAACTCGCTGCAAATCCGATCCAACCAGCATGCTCAAAGGTGCACTGATAACGCCGAAGGCTACCCATTATGCGGCCATCCTGGAACCCAAGGAGCTCGGCGGTCTGCTACGGGCAATCGACGACTACACCGGCTACATGGTGACAAAGTTCGCATTGCAGATCGCGCCTCATGTCTTCGTACGACCTGGCGAACTCAGGCATGCCGAGTGGCGCGAGGTCGACCTTGTCGATGGTGTCTGGAAGATCCCCGCAGGAAAAATGAAGGCTCGCCGTGCGCACGCCGTCCCTCTTTCGAAACAGGTCATAAGCTATCTGACAGACTTAGCCGAGATGCTAGGCCATGAAGGCTATGTGTTTCCTTCGGCTCGGACTTCAAAGCGTCCTATGAGCGAGAACACCCTGAATGCCGCTTTTCGCCGAATGGGATACTCCAAGGATGAGGTCACCGCCCACGGTCTGCGAGCTACGGCCTCGACATTCCTCAACGAGTCAGGACTTTGGAACCCGGATGCCATCGAGCGTGCATTGGCGCACGGCGACAGCAATGCGGTGCGTGGTATTTACCACCGTGGTAAGCACTGGGATGAACGGGTGCGTATGGCTCAATGGTGGAGCGACTATCTTGATGAACTTCGCTCAGGAGGAAAGGTCATAGAGGCGAAGTTTGCCCGAGGCTAA